The stretch of DNA GTCTGATCCGCGAAATCAAAAACCGTTATCCTGATGCCCAGTTCGAAGGAATTGGTGGTGAGCTGATGCTGGCCGAAGGATTTCATTCCCGTTTTCCCATGGAGCGTTTGTCGGTGATGGGACTGACCGAAGTGCTGGGGCGGTTGCGCGAATTATTGGGCATACGCAAACAATTGATTCAGTACTTTATCGACAATCCACCGGATGTTTTCATCGGGATTGACGCGCCCGATTTTAATTTGACCCTGGAACGAAAACTCAAGCAGGCCGGCATAAAGGCGGTGCACTATGTCAGTCCTTCGGTGTGGGCCTGGCGGGAAAACCGGGTGCACAAAATAGTTCGCAGCATTGATTTAATGCTGACGCTGTTTCCGTTTGAAGTGGATTTTTACGCGCGTTATGGTTTGCCGGCTCGTTTCGTCGGCCATCGTCTGGCGGATGACATTCCGCTGGATTCAGATCCCCAATTGGCGCGTCAGTCACTGGGATTGCCGCAGGATAAAAAGATCGTTGCCTTGTTGCCCGGCAGTCGCGGCAGTGAGGTGAAAAAACTGACCGCAGTGATGTTGCAAACCGCGCAGTGGTGTTTGACTCAGCGCAGTGATTTGCATTTTGTGGTGCCGCTGGCAACGTCGCGTACTCGCGAGTTGTTCGAGCAGATTCAGCAGGAAATGGGACTGGAGCTTCCTCTGACGCTGGTGGACCGGCGTTCCCGAGAGGTAATGCAGGCGGCAGATGTGATTTTGCTGGCCTCAGGTACTGCCACGCTTGAAGCAGCGCTGATGAAACGACCCATGGTGGTGTGTTATCGCCAGTCGGCGTTAACCCATTGGCTGATGAAACGCATGGCCAAAGTGAAACATGTTTCGCTGCCCAATATTCTCGCGAACCAGGCGTTGGTGCCTGAGTTTTTACAACAGCAGGCCAGCGTGGAAAATATGGGGCCGGCGGTGTTGTCTTATTTGAGTGATGAACAAAAAACGAAAACGGTTGTGCAGGCGTTTTATGCCATCCACCAGAGTCTTAAACAAAACGCCAGTGTGCGTGCCGCCGATGCGGTATTGGAATTGATTCATGCAGACAAGCTTTGATTTTGTATTGCCGCCGGTCGAATTGATTGCAGGTGTGGACGAAGTGGGGCGGGGACCGCTGATCGGTGCGGTGGTTG from Gammaproteobacteria bacterium encodes:
- the lpxB gene encoding lipid-A-disaccharide synthase, which translates into the protein MSERPLRIAMVAGEVSGDILASGLIREIKNRYPDAQFEGIGGELMLAEGFHSRFPMERLSVMGLTEVLGRLRELLGIRKQLIQYFIDNPPDVFIGIDAPDFNLTLERKLKQAGIKAVHYVSPSVWAWRENRVHKIVRSIDLMLTLFPFEVDFYARYGLPARFVGHRLADDIPLDSDPQLARQSLGLPQDKKIVALLPGSRGSEVKKLTAVMLQTAQWCLTQRSDLHFVVPLATSRTRELFEQIQQEMGLELPLTLVDRRSREVMQAADVILLASGTATLEAALMKRPMVVCYRQSALTHWLMKRMAKVKHVSLPNILANQALVPEFLQQQASVENMGPAVLSYLSDEQKTKTVVQAFYAIHQSLKQNASVRAADAVLELIHADKL